A region of the Sandaracinaceae bacterium genome:
CGCCATCGAAGAGACGGTGCACCGCTTCGGGCGACTGGACATCGCGTTCAACAACGCGGGCTGGGAGGGCGCCATGGGCCCCTTGCACACTTGCAATCCGGAGGACGTGGACAAGCTCTTCGGGATCAACCTGCGCGGCGTGTTCCTGGGCATGAAGTTCCAAATCACGGAGATGCTGAAGACTGGCGGGGGCGCCATCGTGAACAACAGCTCCATCGCCGGACTCAAGGGGCTGGCCACCGCCAGCATCTACGCCGCGTCCAAGCACGGCGTCATCGGCATGACCAAGTGCGCCGCGCTCGACTACGCCACCGCGGGCATCCGCATCAACGCGGTCTGCCCGGGCGTGATCGACACCCCCATGATCCAGCGCGCCGCGCACAACGACCCGGCCGCCATCGCGGCCTACACCAACATGCAGCCCATCCGGCGCATGGGTAAGCCCGAGGAGATCGCGTCGGTGGTCACCTGGCTCTGCTCGGACGAGGCCAGCTTCGTCACGGGTGCCACCATCGAGGCCGACGGCGGCATCATGGCGGGCTGACGCTCAGAGGCCGAGCTTCGCGCGGTACCAGGCCAGGGTGCGCTCGATGCCGGTCTCGAGGTCCACCTTGGCGCGGAAGCCCAGCAGCTTCTCCGCCTTGATGACATCGGGAATGCGCAGCTCCACGTCGGCGAAGTCCCACGGGACGAACTCGAGCGTGGACTGACTGTTGGCGATCTGCACCACCAGCTTGGCCAGGTGGTAGATGGTCACCGAGCTGCGCGCGTTGCCGATGTTGAAGGTCTCACCCACCGCTTCGTCGCGCGTCATGGCGGCCACGATGGCGTCCACGATGTCGTCGATGTAGCACCACGCACGGATCTGATCGCCCTCGTTGTGGATCTGGATGGGCTCGTTCTTGAGCGCGCGCAGCACGAACGCGTGGATGGCGCCCTCGCCCACCTGGCCGGGCCCGTAGATGTTGAACGGCCGGATGGCGCACGTGGGCAGCCCGAAC
Encoded here:
- a CDS encoding glucose 1-dehydrogenase, producing the protein MNQFNGRVAFITGGSKGIGAATALRFARQGARVVIADVDVEAGDAVAQHILGDGGEAFFVKCDVSSEGDMRAAIEETVHRFGRLDIAFNNAGWEGAMGPLHTCNPEDVDKLFGINLRGVFLGMKFQITEMLKTGGGAIVNNSSIAGLKGLATASIYAASKHGVIGMTKCAALDYATAGIRINAVCPGVIDTPMIQRAAHNDPAAIAAYTNMQPIRRMGKPEEIASVVTWLCSDEASFVTGATIEADGGIMAG